In Sphingobacteriaceae bacterium, the following proteins share a genomic window:
- a CDS encoding cyclopropane-fatty-acyl-phospholipid synthase produces MRLPGGQELAFGNGDGNIHANIDIKDHNFFKRCVLYGDIGFGEAYVEGEWETSNIQTVIRWFLLNIDNAPSISGSKTQSTIINALKFFNKIYHSKRINTVGGSKKNIAAHYDLNNAFFSLFLDPTMTYSSAYFKEEGMTLEEAQLAKYDRLCQELHLKPSDHVLEIGSGWGGNAIYIAKTYGCKVTSLTISEEQFKLANERIQKENLGDRVSVILKDYRLMEGKFDKLVSIEMLEAVGAEFYNQYFKKCSDLLKKDGIFAIQVITCPDTRFENLKNGVDWIQKHIFPGSLLPSVAAINKSINEVCDLTLVDLKDIGLDYAHTLKIWQQEFQKNIEGVKKLGFDDYFVRKWNYYFAYCEAAFAMRNIHVMQLVYTRPNNTGR; encoded by the coding sequence ATGAGGCTTCCAGGTGGGCAAGAATTAGCTTTCGGGAATGGAGATGGAAACATTCACGCTAACATAGATATTAAAGATCACAATTTTTTCAAGCGGTGTGTTCTTTATGGTGACATAGGCTTTGGAGAAGCATATGTAGAAGGTGAATGGGAAACCTCAAATATTCAAACAGTTATTAGATGGTTTCTTTTGAATATAGACAATGCGCCTAGTATTTCCGGAAGCAAGACCCAAAGCACTATTATTAATGCTCTGAAATTTTTTAATAAAATTTATCACTCCAAAAGAATAAATACGGTTGGTGGCTCCAAAAAAAATATAGCAGCGCATTACGATTTAAATAACGCATTTTTCTCGCTTTTTCTTGATCCTACAATGACCTATTCTTCTGCTTACTTTAAGGAAGAAGGTATGACGCTTGAAGAAGCCCAGTTAGCGAAGTACGATCGTTTATGCCAGGAGCTTCATCTAAAGCCCAGCGACCATGTTCTTGAAATAGGAAGTGGTTGGGGCGGTAATGCGATCTACATTGCTAAAACGTATGGGTGCAAAGTAACGAGTTTAACAATCTCAGAAGAACAATTTAAATTAGCCAACGAACGTATTCAAAAAGAAAATCTGGGTGACAGAGTTTCGGTAATTTTAAAAGATTACCGTTTGATGGAAGGGAAATTTGACAAGCTCGTTTCCATCGAAATGTTAGAAGCTGTTGGAGCTGAATTCTATAATCAGTATTTTAAAAAATGTAGCGATCTTTTGAAAAAAGACGGAATTTTTGCGATCCAGGTAATTACGTGTCCGGATACCCGTTTCGAGAATTTAAAAAACGGCGTGGACTGGATTCAGAAGCATATTTTTCCTGGTTCGCTCTTGCCTTCTGTGGCCGCGATCAACAAATCTATAAATGAAGTGTGCGACCTCACTTTGGTCGATCTAAAAGATATTGGTTTAGATTACGCTCACACTTTAAAGATCTGGCAGCAAGAATTTCAAAAAAATATTGAGGGCGTAAAAAAATTAGGCTTCGACGATTATTTTGTGCGCAAATGGAATTACTATTTTGCTTATTGCGAAGCCGCTTTTGCCATGCGTAACATTCATGTGATGCAACTGGTTTATACGCGTCCAAATAATACAGGACGCTAA